From Paenibacillus sp. GP183, one genomic window encodes:
- a CDS encoding LCP family protein, translating to MTKLKWILLVFGVLILGVGGYYTYSFYNFAAHISDKGGGRVLTNKAVSEVGKSYIPPKWEGQQRVNVLLLGGDSRGLDPSELPRSDSIMVASMDPVSKKAHLFSILRDTYVKIPDNGEDRINAAITTGGPNLAMKTVSDLLGIPIQYYVYTDFKGFMALVDSIGGIDFEVEKDMKWSDSEDNHLYDINLKKGMQHLDGKTALQYVRFRHDAMSDFTRTERQRNFLKAVASKLQTTSSIVKLPRILNAIDPYIETNLSINNMLKLVSLGFEAKSDGIVSAQMPPTELLDVKTIRGAEVITTNKNKLQLYVKNLLEGNIADSGASPSPTPRAIPKAVKN from the coding sequence ATGACAAAGTTAAAATGGATTTTGCTTGTCTTCGGGGTTTTAATACTTGGTGTAGGCGGCTATTATACCTATTCTTTTTATAATTTTGCAGCTCATATTTCCGACAAAGGCGGAGGTCGTGTTTTAACCAACAAGGCTGTCAGTGAAGTGGGTAAGTCCTATATCCCTCCCAAATGGGAAGGCCAGCAGCGTGTCAATGTCCTGCTTCTCGGCGGAGATTCGCGAGGACTTGATCCCAGTGAACTTCCCCGCTCGGACAGCATCATGGTCGCTTCCATGGATCCCGTCAGTAAAAAAGCACATTTATTTTCTATTTTAAGAGATACATATGTAAAGATTCCCGATAATGGTGAGGATCGAATCAATGCCGCTATCACCACAGGCGGTCCTAATTTAGCGATGAAAACCGTCAGTGATCTGTTAGGTATACCGATTCAATATTACGTTTATACCGATTTCAAGGGCTTTATGGCCCTTGTTGATTCAATTGGCGGTATTGATTTTGAAGTTGAAAAGGATATGAAATGGAGCGATTCTGAAGACAATCACCTGTATGATATCAATCTCAAAAAAGGCATGCAGCATCTCGATGGGAAAACAGCACTTCAATATGTAAGGTTTCGTCACGATGCCATGTCCGATTTTACAAGGACAGAGCGCCAGCGTAATTTTCTTAAAGCTGTAGCGTCCAAGCTGCAAACCACGTCCTCTATCGTAAAGCTGCCGAGAATTTTGAATGCGATCGATCCTTATATTGAAACCAATTTGAGCATTAATAACATGCTGAAGCTCGTCTCGCTTGGCTTTGAGGCCAAATCCGACGGAATTGTAAGCGCCCAGATGCCTCCTACCGAGCTGCTGGATGTCAAAACGATCCGCGGGGCTGAGGTCATCACAACCAATAAGAACAAGCTTCAGCTCTATGTGAAGAATCTGCTGGAAGGTAATATTGCCGATTCTGGAGCCAGCCCGTCTCCAACTCCTCGCGCTATTCCGAAAGCTGTGAAAAATTAA
- a CDS encoding ABC-2 family transporter protein — MLSAYLELIRMRFLMMLAYRVNYYSGILIYALNIGSYYFLWKAIFGAQESIGGLSLAQMTTYIVVSWMSRAFYFNNLDREIANEIRDGSVAIQFIRPYNYVIVKIMQGLGEGLFRLLLFMAPGMVVVSLLFPVQLPMEPSRWLVYLVMLLFSFLINSQINIITGLFAFFLENNEGLMRMKRVAVDLFSGLIIPISLFPGWSAKVLEFLPFQAITFLPGSVFTGQVTGSAVYSVMGIQAAWFAALIIPIYWLWTKARTRLFVQGG, encoded by the coding sequence ATGCTTAGCGCTTATCTGGAACTAATCCGTATGAGATTTCTTATGATGCTCGCTTATCGTGTGAATTATTACAGCGGAATTCTTATCTATGCTTTGAATATTGGCTCGTACTACTTTTTGTGGAAAGCTATTTTCGGAGCTCAAGAATCCATCGGCGGTTTGTCTTTAGCCCAAATGACAACGTATATCGTCGTCTCTTGGATGAGCAGAGCTTTTTACTTTAACAACCTGGATCGCGAGATCGCCAATGAAATTCGGGATGGGAGCGTAGCTATTCAATTCATCCGACCCTACAACTATGTGATAGTGAAGATCATGCAAGGTCTCGGGGAAGGCTTGTTCCGCTTGCTGCTCTTCATGGCACCTGGAATGGTTGTTGTGTCGCTGCTGTTTCCGGTTCAGCTCCCAATGGAGCCTTCCAGATGGCTGGTTTATCTCGTCATGCTGCTGTTTAGCTTTTTGATCAACTCTCAGATCAATATCATCACAGGCCTTTTTGCCTTCTTTCTTGAAAATAACGAGGGCCTCATGCGCATGAAACGCGTGGCAGTCGACCTTTTTTCCGGGCTGATTATCCCGATTTCTTTATTCCCGGGCTGGTCGGCCAAGGTGCTTGAGTTTCTGCCGTTTCAAGCTATTACTTTTTTGCCGGGTTCTGTATTCACCGGACAAGTAACCGGTTCTGCAGTCTATTCGGTGATGGGGATTCAAGCGGCCTGGTTTGCTGCGTTGATCATTCCAATCTACTGGCTTTGGACCAAAGCCCGGACACGATTATTCGTGCAGGGAGGGTAA